The following proteins are co-located in the Besnoitia besnoiti strain Bb-Ger1 chromosome Unknown contig00007, whole genome shotgun sequence genome:
- a CDS encoding ribosomal protein RPL23 (encoded by transcript BESB_073240), whose amino-acid sequence MVSCAEAQDELGVHIVGFCVRQGESLRFLLHAHTTRRGGAGGNKMRVTLGLPVGALINCCDNSGAKNLYIIAVKGWGSCLNRLPACSLGDLVLATVKKGKPDLRKKVHMAIIVRQRRAWRRAEGYFIYFEDNAGVVANNKGEMKGSAVTGPVGKECAELWPKISAAATAIC is encoded by the exons ATGGTCTCTTGCGCGGAGGCACAGGACGAACTGGGCGTACACATCGTGGGATTTTGTGTTCGGCAGGGAGAGAGCCTCAGATTTCTGCTGCACGCTCACACCACCC GCAGAGGAGGTGCTGGTGGCAACAAAATGAGGGTGACCCTCG GTCTTCCCGTTGGCGCCCTGATCAACTGCTGCGACAACAGCGGTGCGAAGAACCTCTACATCATTGCCGTCAAG GGCTGGGGAAGCTGCCTCAACCGTCTGCCCGCGTGCTCGTTGGGCGATCTGGTTCTGGCGACCGTGAAGAAGGGAAAGCCCGACCTGAGAAAGAAGGTCCACATGGCGATCATCGTGCGTCAGAGGAgagcctggcgccgcgcagagggctACTTCATCTACTTCGAGGACAacgccggcgtcgtcgccaacAACAAGGGAGAAATGAAGGGTTCCGCCGTCACCGGCCCCGTCGGCAAGGAGTGCGCTGAGCTCTGGCCCAAGatctctgctgcagccactGCCATTTGCTAA